A region from the Populus trichocarpa isolate Nisqually-1 chromosome 18, P.trichocarpa_v4.1, whole genome shotgun sequence genome encodes:
- the LOC7493352 gene encoding EG45-like domain containing protein — MATATRVLFFMGLVISLVSVASAISGTATYYNVYVPSACYGYQDQGVMIAAASDGLWDNGAACGRMYKVTCQGPTNAGVPQPCKDGSVTVKIVDRCPSPGCQATIDLSQEAFSQIADLNAGKINIDYTQV, encoded by the exons ATGGCAACTGCTACCCGtgtgttgttttttatggggCTTGTCATCAGCCTGGTCTCAGTAGCTTCTGCCATTTCCGGGACTGCCACTTACTACAACGTTTATGTTC CATCTGCATGCTATGGATACCAAGATCAGGGTGTGATGATAGCGGCTGCAAGCGATGGACTTTGGGACAATGGTGCTGCATGCGGGAGAATGTACAAGGTGACCTGCCAAGGTCCTACAAACGCCGGTGTTCCTCAGCCCTGCAAAGATGGCAGCGTCACTGTCAAGATTGTTGATCGATGCCCATCACCCGGATGTCAAGCAACCATTGATCTCTCTCAAGAAGCCTTCTCTCAGATTGCTGACCTTAACGCTGGAAAAATTAACATTGATTACACCCA AGTTTGA
- the LOC7461612 gene encoding cation/H(+) antiporter 3 produces the protein MDLHSNHTTGGVHLNKTQTKKCTSIPPNVNSNGWLQNEHSLTASLPILELHMFAIFLISHGCHFILKRYGIHILVSQILAGVIVGTTGLGHQSDYTRIFLTVDSKQILGTLAGLGYQLFGFINGIKMDIALVRKTEKMAIYSGILSMVIPVVLGGVTGRMVSKYWNLDKLDRLSLILVMLVQSMTPFPVICSFIGDLKLTNSELGRLGLSSVLTSEMLTQVLALVAFFIGIAYKQRAQAAIESVVISVAFLVVVLYVVRPAMFWVIKQTPKGRPVKDLYTDIIIFGALASGALFNYIGLNVFLGSLVFGLAVPAGPPLASAVVEKIECIVTGVLVPLFMAMCTMGADLLKIDFDDYILKSTAIVVFVVILAKFGAYLVPLLYFKLPKQDALALAFLISTKGIVELGSFTYMRELGILTEGMFAFLVITVLLSATISSFVVNWVYDPSRKYAGYQKRNIMHSKELRILTCIYRPDNTTIIINFIKSLCPTIQSPFSVSVLHLIKISGRASPMFISHQMQKKTVSLHSISGNVILSFKHFQQNYGDAVSVNVFTAISPPKFMHEDICTLALDELACFLVLPFHKKWLVDGSIESEDSTLRTLNCCVLERAPCSVGILIDRGNQVKSIFLESSRGPSLLVVVLFFGGNDDQEALVLAKRMSQNRNISIKIARFIPSTDELEINRDSMLESQALNYIMHDYTEHETVDYIEERVSDGLETSKTIRSMLDKYDLFIVGRRKDIQTPQTAGLDDMNEYPELGVIGSLLASMDTTEKYSVLVVKQQVAL, from the exons ATGGATCTTCATTCGAATCATACGACAGGAGGAgtacatttaaataaaacacagaCGAAAAAATGCACAAGCATACCACCAAATGTAAATTCAAATGGTTGGCTTCAAAATGAGCATTCGCTGACCGCTTCGTTGCCAATATTGGAGCTGCATATGTTTGCAATATTTCTCATCAGCCATGGTTGTCATTTCATTCTTAAGCGATACGGCATCCATATCTTGGTTTCGCAGATTCTT GCTGGAGTGATCGTTGGAACAACAGGCCTTGGACATCAATCAGATTACACAAGGATCTTTTTAACTGTTGACAgcaaacaaatacttggcacatTAGCTGGATTGGGTTACCAACTCTTTGGATTTATAAATGGAATTAAGATGGATATAGCCTTGgtaagaaaaacagagaaaatggCAATCTACAGTGGTATATTATCTATGGTGATTCCTGTAGTACTTGGTGGGGTAACTGGGAGGATGGTCAGCAAGTACTGGAATCTCGACAAACTAGACAGGCTCTCGCTCATCTTGGTGATGTTGGTGCAATCTATGACTCCATTTCCTGTCATCTGTAGCTTCATCGGTGACCTTAAACTGACGAATTCTGAACTTGGCAGACTTGGACTGTCTTCAGTGCTAACCAGTGAAATGCTGACCCAGGTTCTTGCACTAGTTGCTTTCTTTATAGGCATTGCCTACAAGCAGCGAGCACAAGCAGCTATCGAAAGCGTTGTAATATCTGTAGCCTTTCTTGTTGTAGTTTTATATGTGGTGAGGCCGGCAATGTTCTGGGTGATCAAACAAACACCCAAAGGAAGGCCTGTGAAAGATTTATACACAGACATCATCATTTTCGGTGCCTTGGCTTCTGGtgcattatttaattatattggtcTAAATGTGTTCCTTGGATCACTTGTTTTCGGATTAGCTGTACCAGCAGGACCTCCACTTGCATCAGCTGTAGTCGAGAAGATCGAATGCATTGTCACTGGAGTGCTCGTACCTCTTTTTATGGCCATGTGCACGATGGGAGCAGATCTCCTAAAGATCGATTTTGATGACTATATACTGAAGAGCACTGCTATCGTCGTCTTTGTAGTCATCTTGGCCAAATTCGGTGCTTACTTGGTACCTCTCTTGTATTTCAAGTTGCCAAAACAGGATGCCTTGGCACTTGCTTTCCTGATAAGTACCAAAGGAATCGTTGAGCTTGGCTCATTTACTTACATGAGAGAACTAGGG ATTCTGACAGAGGGGATGTTCGCTTTCTTGGTAATTACAGTTCTATTGTCAGCAACGATCTCATCATTCGTTGTGAACTGGGTTTATGATCCGTCAAGGAAGTATGCAGGTTATCAGAAGAGAAACATTATGCATAGCAAAGAGCTCCGCATACTAACATGCATTTACAGACCAGATAACACAACCATCATCATCAATTTTATCAAATCCTTGTGTCCAACTATACAGAGCCCATTTTCTGTTAGTGTACTTCACCTCATCAAGATCAGTGGCCGAGCCTCCCCTATGTTCATTTCTCACCAAATGCAGAAAAAAACGGTCTCTCTGCACTCCATCTCTGGGAATGTCATTCTCTCTTTTAAACACTTCCAACAAAATTATGGCGACGCAGTTTCTGTAAATGTCTTCACAGCAATCTCTCCACCCAAATTCATGCACGAGGACATATGCACACTTGCATTGGATGAACTTGCATGTTTTTTAGTGCttccatttcataaaaaatggcTTGTTGATGGGTCTATTGAATCAGAGGACTCTACTCTGAGGACTCTAAATTGCTGTGTCCTTGAGAGAGCACCGTGCTCTGTAGGGATCCTCATTGACCGTGGGAATCAAGTAAAGTCCATTTTCTTGGAATCATCAAGAGGGCCATCCCTTCTTGTTGTTGTGTTATTCTTCGGGGGCAACGATGATCAAGAAGCTCTTGTGTTAGCTAAACGCATGTCCCAGAATAGGAACATCAGCATAAAAATCGCTCGCTTCATTCCCTCAACTGATGAGCTCGAAATTAATCGGGACAGCATGCTAGAATCTCAGGCGTTGAACTATATTATGCATGACTACACAGAGCATGAAACAGTGGATTACATTGAAGAGAGGGTAAGCGACGGCCTGGAAACTTCAAAGACAATTCGATCTATGCTAGATAAATACGACCTTTTTATTGTTGGGAGACGGAAAGATATACAAACACCACAAACAGCAGGTCTTGACGATATGAATGAATACCCAGAGCTTGGTGTCATTGGAAGCCTGCTCGCATCTATGGATACCACTGAAAAGTATTCGGTCCTGGTTGTAAAGCAACAGGTAGCTTTGTAG